A single window of Dermochelys coriacea isolate rDerCor1 chromosome 2, rDerCor1.pri.v4, whole genome shotgun sequence DNA harbors:
- the LOC119852274 gene encoding ly6/PLAUR domain-containing protein 2-like produces the protein MEGQTAPLDPHEGNPGLFLFAAHTLQCYTCQEPMSASLCMTISNCSTDDIMCKTVMYSQEEVYPFMGDSTVIKSCAQKCIPSDVDEIGSSRPTFCCNSDLCNQDGAVSVQISYVAMGISAIFLCVLLRTGL, from the exons ATGGAAGGGCAGACAGCACCTCTTGATCCCCATGAAGGCAACCCTGGTTTGTTCCTCTTTGCAGCCCACACCTTGCAATGTTACACATGCCAGGAGCCGATGAGCGCCTCCCTGTGCATGACCATCAGCAACTGCTCCACGGATGACATCATGTGCAAGACAGTAATGTACTCCCAAGAAGAAG TTTACCCCTTCATGGGCGACTCAACCGTCATCAAGTCGTGTGCTCAGAAATGCATCCCATCTGATGTGGATGAAATTGGGAGTTCTCGCCCCACCTTCTGCTGTAACTCTGACTTGTGCAACCAGGATGGGGCGGTCAGTGTACAAATCAGCTACGTGGCAATGGGGATTTCAGCCATTTTCCTCTGCGTCCTCCTCAGGACTGGGCTGTGA